From Leptidea sinapis chromosome 3, ilLepSina1.1, whole genome shotgun sequence, a single genomic window includes:
- the LOC126979054 gene encoding protocadherin-16, which produces MKTLLRLLVALAVVVTPEPTLAQAIQDSRCYLMSGGAVESFFISEDTPVGSIVGTLSVNGDPDEVRGDISLSLQERGAAVGVVAGSKNLTLVRALDREERLGPSSVYVNVRCDRRHSSDPSFVIPVSIRVWDVNDNAPSWVGAPYQARVSELTAVGARVVTAAARDPDQPGPHATVHYSVLPGPGAEYVEFANELDGTLVVKKPLDYESVRELTVRLRAADGGSPPRVSDTTLRLLVLDADDQNPRFSHEHYVAELLDHVLPGMELETSPGPISAADQDLGINAPLQYSVSAEGTAASAVRVQRDTGRLSVTDQLLRENLPLTVVVKATQVDNPDRYALATVSIRRRTPRGAPASVSVLPSSPEPPPAAAPPPASSKAPVQSGVAPVQSGVAPVQPGVAPLQSGVAPVQPGVHFSKREYVAHVAEDAAPGTLLVTLHTLPPRMTNDGALQFFVSERGFLERFAINSAGDVLLRAALDYETQRSYHYRVMVTDGHMNDTASLNISVVDVNEWEPRFRYPQYEFRADMLAGGGAGGGAGGGGLVRVGQLDVHDGDEGDDVTLSLKGLHAPLFYVNKAGELFLRSEAMRAVNSSVLHVVATAIDSGSPPRQTSVPVAVHVSGTGDEGGTRVRSASVLVTFVVALVVLAAAVLALLTYIYTQRRRSSRKSKAGAAADGKVGAAVGA; this is translated from the exons CGATCCAGGACAGTCGATGTTACCTGATGAGCGGCGGTGCCGTCGAGAGTTTCTTCATCAGCGAGGACACGCCCGTTGGGAGCATTGTTG GTACGCTGAGCGTGAATGGTGACCCGGACGAGGTACGCGGCGACATCTCGCTGTCTCTGCAGGAGCGCGGAGCCGCCGTGGGCGTGGTTGCGGGCTCCAAGAACCTGACGCTGGTGCGCGCTCTGGACCGCGAGGAGCGTCTGGGGCCCTCCAGTGTGTATGTCAACGTGCGCTGCGACCGCCGCCACTCCTCCGACCCG AGTTTCGTGATCCCGGTGTCTATCCGCGTGTGGGACGTGAATGACAACGCACCGTCGTGGGTGGGGGCCCCGTACCAGGCGCGCGTTTCCGAACTGACCGCGGTGGGGGCCCGGGTGGTGACCGCAGCCGCGCGGGACCCTGATCAGCCGGGGCCCCACGCTACCGTGCACTACTCCGTGCTGCCGGGCCCGGGAGCA GAGTACGTAGAGTTCGCGAACGAGCTGGATGGCACGCTGGTGGTGAAGAAGCCGCTGGACTACGAGAGTGTGCGAGAGCTGACCGTGCGGCTGCGGGCGGCCGATGGAGGATCACCCCCGCGGGTCAGCGACACCACGCTGAGGCTGTTGGTGCTGGACGCAGACGACCAGAACCCGCGCTTCTCACACGAGCACTACGTGGCCGAGCTGCTGGACCACGTGCTGCCG GGCATGGAGCTGGAGACGAGCCCCGGTCCCATATCGGCGGCGGACCAGGATTTGGGCATTAATGCCCCGCTGCAGTACTCGGTGTCGGCAGAGGGCACGGCTGCCAGCGCTGTGCGAGTTCAACGCGACACTGGCAGGCTGAGTGTCACCGATCAGCTGCTGCGAGAGAACCTGCCTCTCACTGTGGTCGTCAAG GCGACACAGGTGGACAATCCGGATCGTTACGCCTTAGCTACGGTATCGATCCGACGCCGGACACCTCGTGGAGCCCCCGCGTCCGTTTCGGTGCTGCCCAGCAGTCCAGAGCCCCCGCCGGCCGCCGCACCGCCCCCCGCCAGTTCGAAAGCACCAGTCCAGTCCGGAGTGGCACCAGTCCAGTCCGGAGTGGCACCAGTCCAGCCCGGAGTGGCACCACTCCAGTCCGGAGTGGCACCAGTCCAGCCCGGAGTGCATTTCTCCAAGAGAGAGTACGTGGCGCACGTGGCCGAGGATGCCGCGCCGGGTACGCTCCTGGTGACGCTGCACACGCTGCCTCCGAGGATGACGAATGAT GGTGCGCTGCAGTTCTTCGTGTCGGAGCGCGGGTTCCTGGAGCGGTTCGCGATCAACAGTGCGGGCGACGTGTTACTCCGAGCCGCATTGGACTATGAGACCCAGCGCTCCTATCACTACCGGGTCATGGTCACCGACGGACACATG AATGACACAGCGTCACTCAACATAAGCGTGGTCGACGTGAACGAGTGGGAGCCCCGTTTCCGCTACCCGCAGTACGAGTTCCGAGCGGACATGCTGGCGGGGGGCGGTGCGGGGGGCGGTGCGGGGGGCGGGGGACTCGTGCGAGTCGGACAGCTCGACGTGCACGACGGAGACGAGGGGGATGACGTCACCTTATCGCTGAAGGGACTGCACGCTCC GTTGTTCTACGTGAACAAGGCGGGGGAACTGTTTCTACGTTCGGAGGCAATGCGGGCTGTCAACTCCAGTGTGCTGCATGTGGTAGCCACGGCGATAGACTCCGGCTCACCTCCCCGACAG ACGTCAGTGCCGGTAGCGGTGCACGTGAGCGGGACGGGGGACGAGGGCGGGACTCGCGTGCGCTCAGCGAGCGTGCTCGTCACGTTTGTGGTGGCGCTAGTTGTGCTCGCTGCCGCCGTGTTGGCACTCCTGACATACATATACACGCA GCGAAGACGCAGCTCAAGGAAGAGTAAGGCGGGGGCTGCTGCCGACGGGAAGGTGGGAGCAGCGGTGGGGGCG